From Fluviispira vulneris, a single genomic window includes:
- a CDS encoding AAA domain-containing protein: MNTRSPSVLALQYWHQALIFSNMTKLANENEAIPFKNTIHLNSGKFEKKIIESDKFMNFFKDKSKGIVKFIHQDGKSSSYAETWICAGYKTQKKKMNVILSVPIFVDIQGNIISNTNYRPFLNSNYLEPVDEIYATSIKIGTLARYEKFLSKYPLSDNENELQSNEKLSNDSETHGKKLPNINWSQWWEYAYTMFLETYNSPEIENYKRIPLSDFLRSKSSDKECWYTLVSVQLGEKMNKLLRESYSIIERKIQNKNENFKNQYPLLHHISQDQFTQNILVSDAIEANTLHHTGHIDSFDEQERIRKNFPLDPSQREALLTFLSTPDGFPLAISGPPGTGKTSMLKAAIATLWVNKTIANNNPECPIVIASSFTNNATKNIIGNFSEIPGRIEEHLLLQRWVSGILSYGWYFPSEAKKEESQHLNLLHQNYYNYNSIYLYQAGGAAEELNLSKREQANREKRKFLTNINNIFNKDFIYMDQCVRFLHDSLKNQCQNILPKLYHSYKNTVKILINNDMNQLEASLHNIELLKNEIELEAKNKNFLENSYISEITDLKYKKNYLLGFFEKYINKINYTINSKYYKFVLTKQFVQFYLKIIKTVFFILLMNNKKFKKLLSNEKIPYKSSFKLQEIFTQFENILLLVNLKRLEYEREIVSFNSEITNINNNYIQFLEERQDKINDEIRNFKILEEFNNSILYILAQSKFFLLINKLPDQFRLFDNKIQSIYKMKDSLEKETAVKRIQLFESFQALLDCTIRTYNFHMTARYWEGRWLCTKFPEQKNSYKKSKDTQIDQLRSFCMLAPCIVSTFHIMPKLFHDKNNNVNFGNEADLLIIDEAGQCCLENSMVAFSFAKRALIVGDVKQLEPVFNLDNEAEHCIAKTLKLTDKEKEDISDREIMASKNNLMSVLQEKSYFTKPYSNGLMLTRHYRCVQNIIEFCNELVYDGDLIPVIKNKNSLFPSMGYVCHSFKASQKNGSWYNEDECLEILEWLKENEDKITNAYNPDGVIKIPFYKLVAVITPFKYQEKILKDKIHAEWSLRIKNPDQLELFKRQFVIGTVHSLQGAECPIVIFSLVSDREDGKTVFWDNKTNLLNVAVSRAKDSFLVFCHREFLFPEKVLSEKSNIPSVKLAKYLLNNGKPVYPTIAFVVESPNKIETIQKLLPKDYKVFATGGFFRELDLDAHDTMEKSISYPVWKIREERRFLINEIKIFSRDFDEIILATDNDREGELIAWHLKEYIRSEFPQKRFIFKRVRFNSIDKVSILTAIKNFEVKLNKNLIQSALIRNIYDIIYSQFIKYKALKLKNYSHELPFLSRNHLSVFKILQVQKEKSKLSGYTLRVKFSIKSRNKFLFGKSVSSNSLLSQQKIFQTLEAAEEYAHALTQQEWTPSPLYSLTKTLRPKSGMTTAETLKRVARMHKLSPEKTMEILQALYDGSAMIQSSTHNPNSHRFNFGGEF; this comes from the coding sequence ATGAACACAAGATCTCCTTCGGTACTAGCCTTACAATACTGGCATCAAGCGTTGATTTTTTCAAATATGACTAAACTAGCAAATGAAAACGAAGCAATTCCATTCAAAAATACTATTCACTTGAATTCTGGAAAATTTGAAAAAAAGATAATCGAGAGTGATAAATTCATGAATTTTTTCAAAGATAAATCCAAAGGAATTGTAAAATTTATTCATCAAGATGGAAAAAGCAGCTCCTATGCTGAAACCTGGATATGCGCAGGATATAAAACTCAGAAAAAAAAGATGAATGTCATCCTTTCTGTACCCATCTTTGTAGATATCCAAGGAAATATTATTTCAAACACAAACTACCGACCTTTTCTAAACTCAAACTATTTAGAACCAGTTGACGAGATCTACGCTACAAGTATTAAAATTGGCACACTAGCTCGATATGAGAAATTTTTAAGCAAGTATCCCTTATCTGATAATGAAAATGAATTGCAAAGCAATGAAAAATTATCCAATGATTCTGAGACGCATGGCAAAAAACTACCAAATATCAATTGGTCGCAATGGTGGGAATATGCATATACTATGTTTTTGGAAACTTATAATTCACCCGAAATTGAAAATTATAAAAGAATTCCATTATCAGATTTTTTAAGATCTAAAAGTTCAGATAAAGAGTGCTGGTATACACTCGTTTCTGTTCAATTAGGTGAGAAAATGAATAAGTTACTTAGAGAGTCGTATTCCATAATTGAAAGAAAAATTCAAAACAAAAATGAAAATTTTAAGAATCAATATCCACTTTTACATCATATATCTCAAGATCAATTTACACAAAATATTTTAGTTAGTGATGCAATAGAAGCAAACACTCTACACCACACGGGCCACATAGATTCTTTTGACGAACAAGAGAGAATAAGAAAAAATTTCCCATTGGATCCTTCGCAGCGTGAAGCTCTTTTAACATTTTTAAGCACTCCAGATGGTTTTCCTTTAGCAATCAGTGGACCTCCGGGTACTGGAAAGACAAGTATGTTAAAAGCAGCAATTGCAACATTATGGGTAAATAAAACAATTGCAAATAATAATCCAGAGTGCCCCATTGTGATTGCATCTTCATTTACAAATAATGCAACAAAAAATATAATTGGCAACTTTTCTGAAATTCCTGGCCGCATAGAAGAGCATTTACTTCTCCAAAGATGGGTGTCAGGAATTTTAAGTTATGGTTGGTATTTCCCTTCTGAAGCCAAAAAAGAGGAATCACAACATTTAAATCTTTTGCATCAAAACTATTATAACTACAATTCCATATATCTTTACCAAGCAGGAGGAGCCGCTGAGGAATTAAATCTATCAAAAAGAGAGCAGGCCAACCGGGAAAAGCGAAAATTCTTGACAAATATAAATAATATATTTAATAAAGATTTTATATATATGGATCAATGCGTAAGATTTTTACATGACTCTTTAAAAAATCAATGTCAGAATATTCTTCCAAAATTATATCACAGCTATAAAAACACTGTCAAAATTCTTATCAATAATGACATGAATCAACTCGAAGCCAGTTTACATAATATTGAGTTGCTGAAAAACGAGATAGAACTTGAAGCTAAAAATAAAAATTTTTTAGAAAACTCATATATTTCTGAAATAACTGATTTAAAATACAAAAAAAATTATCTCCTCGGATTTTTTGAAAAATATATAAATAAAATTAATTACACAATAAATAGTAAATATTACAAATTTGTATTAACAAAACAATTTGTACAGTTTTATTTAAAAATAATTAAAACTGTGTTTTTTATTCTACTAATGAATAATAAAAAATTCAAGAAACTCTTATCAAATGAAAAAATCCCTTATAAATCAAGCTTTAAATTACAAGAAATCTTTACTCAATTTGAGAATATTTTATTATTAGTGAATCTAAAAAGACTAGAATATGAAAGAGAAATTGTGAGTTTCAATTCCGAAATTACAAATATTAACAATAATTACATACAATTTTTGGAAGAAAGACAAGATAAAATAAATGATGAAATTAGAAATTTCAAAATTCTTGAAGAATTTAACAATTCAATATTGTATATATTAGCTCAGTCTAAATTCTTTCTTCTCATTAATAAATTACCAGACCAATTTCGACTGTTTGATAACAAAATACAATCAATATATAAAATGAAAGATTCATTAGAAAAAGAAACAGCAGTGAAAAGAATCCAATTGTTTGAATCTTTTCAAGCATTACTTGATTGCACAATTAGAACCTATAATTTTCACATGACTGCACGATACTGGGAAGGCCGTTGGCTCTGTACTAAATTTCCTGAGCAAAAAAATAGTTATAAGAAATCAAAAGACACACAGATAGACCAATTAAGATCATTTTGTATGTTAGCACCTTGTATTGTCTCTACATTTCACATCATGCCAAAACTTTTTCATGATAAAAACAACAATGTCAATTTTGGCAATGAAGCCGACCTTTTAATTATTGATGAAGCTGGACAATGCTGTTTAGAAAATTCAATGGTGGCATTTTCATTTGCAAAAAGAGCTTTAATAGTTGGAGATGTCAAACAATTAGAACCCGTATTCAATCTAGACAATGAAGCAGAACATTGCATAGCTAAAACTCTAAAGTTAACTGATAAAGAAAAAGAGGATATTTCTGATAGAGAAATTATGGCATCAAAAAATAATCTTATGTCGGTTCTACAAGAAAAATCATATTTTACAAAACCGTATTCAAACGGTCTGATGTTGACTAGACACTATCGCTGTGTACAAAACATCATAGAATTCTGTAATGAATTAGTTTATGATGGTGATTTAATCCCTGTTATTAAGAATAAAAATTCCCTTTTTCCTTCTATGGGCTATGTATGCCATTCTTTCAAAGCAAGTCAAAAAAACGGAAGTTGGTACAATGAAGATGAATGTCTTGAAATTTTGGAATGGCTAAAAGAAAATGAAGATAAAATAACAAACGCATATAATCCAGATGGCGTTATAAAAATTCCATTTTATAAATTAGTTGCTGTGATTACACCTTTTAAATACCAAGAAAAAATTTTAAAAGATAAAATTCATGCAGAGTGGTCTTTGCGAATAAAAAATCCTGATCAATTAGAATTATTTAAAAGACAATTTGTCATTGGAACCGTCCATTCCTTACAAGGAGCTGAATGTCCAATTGTAATATTTTCCTTAGTGAGCGATCGAGAAGATGGAAAAACAGTTTTTTGGGACAATAAAACTAATTTATTAAATGTAGCCGTTTCGCGTGCAAAGGATAGTTTTCTCGTCTTTTGCCACAGAGAATTTTTATTTCCAGAAAAAGTTTTATCAGAAAAAAGCAATATTCCAAGTGTAAAACTTGCAAAATATTTACTTAATAATGGAAAACCTGTTTACCCCACTATTGCATTCGTTGTCGAGTCACCAAATAAAATCGAAACTATACAAAAATTGCTACCTAAAGATTATAAAGTATTTGCCACAGGTGGCTTTTTTAGAGAATTAGATCTTGATGCACATGATACGATGGAAAAATCAATTTCATACCCTGTTTGGAAAATAAGAGAAGAAAGACGGTTTCTCATAAATGAAATTAAAATTTTTTCCAGAGATTTTGACGAGATCATTTTAGCAACCGACAATGATAGAGAGGGAGAACTTATTGCATGGCACTTGAAAGAATATATAAGAAGTGAGTTTCCACAAAAAAGATTTATCTTTAAAAGGGTTCGATTCAATTCAATAGATAAAGTAAGTATTTTAACTGCAATTAAAAATTTTGAAGTAAAATTAAATAAAAACTTAATACAATCTGCTTTAATAAGGAATATCTATGACATTATTTATTCACAATTTATAAAATATAAGGCACTTAAATTAAAAAATTATAGCCATGAACTTCCATTTTTATCAAGAAATCATTTGTCTGTATTCAAAATCTTACAAGTGCAAAAGGAAAAAAGCAAACTCAGTGGCTACACTCTGCGAGTTAAATTCTCAATAAAATCGAGAAATAAATTTTTATTTGGAAAATCTGTAAGCTCAAATAGTCTTTTAAGTCAACAGAAGATTTTTCAAACTTTAGAAGCAGCAGAAGAATATGCTCATGCTTTAACTCAGCAAGAGTGGACACCATCACCGCTTTATTCATTAACAAAAACATTGCGCCCAAAATCAGGAATGACAACAGCAGAAACACTAAAACGTGTTGCCCGCATGCATAAATTATCACCAGAAAAAACAATGGAAATTCTTCAAGCACTGTATGATGGCTCCGCAATGATCCAATCTTCTACCCATAATCCCAACAGTCATCGCTTTAATTTTGGAGGGGAATTTTAA
- a CDS encoding DNA topoisomerase, which produces MKQTQSAHPQITPVNFKYTPELMDQFLISPSKEVYKIIYQGSFATLKEPAVLNINGFILSAQNKDEIKLLFTSADLVSEGWLEVDEYKRQENMREFPNPDKILKEIYSEAVSLEFDGCRIYSVEEPYIKLDDFITQLEKYHIGKPSTYASLFAKIEKNVLDGFIEKKMIKEGSEQKECITYEITSKGEDFLQYFSQLDDPFLNLDNAQLFETYLQKIANDEISRQDFERKFFSIFRQNFLSKINIEWIDSCE; this is translated from the coding sequence ATGAAGCAAACTCAATCGGCCCATCCACAAATAACACCGGTGAATTTTAAATACACCCCAGAATTAATGGATCAATTTCTGATCTCCCCAAGTAAAGAAGTCTATAAAATAATCTATCAAGGTTCTTTTGCAACGTTAAAAGAGCCAGCAGTACTGAATATAAATGGTTTCATTCTAAGCGCACAAAATAAAGATGAAATTAAGTTATTATTTACGTCTGCAGATCTCGTTTCAGAAGGTTGGCTAGAAGTCGATGAATACAAGCGGCAAGAAAATATGAGAGAATTTCCAAACCCAGATAAAATTTTGAAAGAAATATATTCAGAGGCAGTTTCTCTTGAGTTTGATGGTTGCCGCATCTATTCTGTCGAAGAACCATATATAAAACTCGATGATTTTATCACTCAACTTGAAAAATATCATATTGGAAAACCATCAACTTATGCTTCTCTATTTGCAAAGATAGAAAAAAATGTGCTTGATGGATTTATTGAAAAGAAAATGATCAAAGAAGGATCTGAACAAAAGGAATGTATAACATATGAAATCACTTCAAAAGGTGAAGATTTTTTACAATACTTTAGCCAATTAGATGATCCCTTTTTAAATCTAGATAATGCTCAGCTGTTTGAAACTTATCTGCAGAAAATTGCAAATGACGAAATATCTAGACAGGATTTTGAGCGTAAATTTTTTTCAATTTTTCGACAAAACTTTTTAAGTAAGATAAACATAGAATGGATTGATTCTTGTGAATAG
- a CDS encoding type II toxin-antitoxin system death-on-curing family toxin, whose protein sequence is MKIKMIDTEIVLKVNKKITFSFGQKHVCAHPEKIESALYAAIYPGQFPFVHGGTVDIAAAMFYYVIKTHAFFDGNKRTALICSLIFLESNGWTLKYPVSEKSNKFAELAEDCASNAKNLDEIKKWFNNHKMKITF, encoded by the coding sequence ATGAAAATTAAAATGATTGATACTGAGATTGTTCTTAAAGTAAACAAAAAAATAACTTTTTCTTTTGGACAAAAGCACGTTTGCGCTCATCCTGAAAAGATAGAAAGTGCTTTGTATGCAGCAATTTATCCAGGTCAGTTTCCTTTTGTTCATGGTGGAACAGTCGATATTGCAGCAGCAATGTTTTATTATGTTATAAAAACACATGCTTTTTTTGATGGCAATAAAAGAACAGCTCTTATATGTTCTCTTATTTTTTTAGAAAGTAACGGTTGGACTTTAAAATATCCCGTCTCTGAAAAAAGTAATAAGTTTGCAGAATTAGCTGAAGACTGCGCCTCAAATGCTAAAAATTTAGACGAAATAAAAAAATGGTTTAATAATCATAAAATGAAAATTACTTTCTAA